The DNA segment TTGGCCGGCTCGTAGATGCGCACGCGCTGGTTGCCGTTGATGAAGCGGTCCAGGAAGACGTCCATGGGGACGAACTCGCTGTGGCAGGCCCAGGACTGCCACGGGCTGGAGACGTACTCGTACCAGTACTTCTTCTCCATCCGCTGGCAGGCGTGCGCGCCCACGAAGGTGATGATGGTGCTGCAGTGGCTGGCGTTGATGTCGCGCTGGTGCGGGATGAAGTAGCTGAAGTTGTTGTACTTCTTCAGCTCGTTCACGAACGCGTCCTGGTCCACCTTCCAGTACGCGTGGACGGACGCCTCGTCGTTGGGCGTCTTGAAGCGCTCATACGAATAGCGCGAGTAGTTGTAGTCCATCGTGTAGCCCGTGTACGCGAGCTGATCGTTCGGGAACTCCGTGGCCACCATGCGGTTGATGGTGCCCATGTCGCTGATGCTGAAGCTGGCCGGCAGCAGGCTGAACACGGAGTCCAGGTTCCACGACGAGCGGATCTTGTCGTGCAGCGGGCGCGACAGGGAGTTCGCGTTCGGCGCCATGAAGATGGGGCCGGAGTCGTTGATCATGTACCCCTTGGCCGGGTTGATGGCCTTGCGGATGAAGTAGTAGCCGGCGGAGGTGGACGTGCCGCCCGCGCTGTAGCCCGTGACGAGCAGCTTCTGCACGCTGGGGAACTGCTGCTTGGCGTAGTTCGCCGCGGCAATCGTGTTGGTATAGCCGGAGTGGTACCAGGTCAGCGGCGCCTGGCCGCCGGTGGTG comes from the Corallococcus caeni genome and includes:
- a CDS encoding pectin acetylesterase-family hydrolase, with product MSLLALTAPVGAARAEVLVEGIVDVLVDGGNNYAWEKVTLPGTKCGNGSQYKFFVHRTGSPNLLFMMEGGGACWDYDSCSGRLGILGAANPNGISDDYMTQFTAKYVSPIVNGADPGLPFRDRKDIVTKGWNIVYMPYCTGDVHIGNNAKTYVDTTGGQAPLTWYHSGYTNTIAAANYAKQQFPSVQKLLVTGYSAGGTSTSAGYYFIRKAINPAKGYMINDSGPIFMAPNANSLSRPLHDKIRSSWNLDSVFSLLPASFSISDMGTINRMVATEFPNDQLAYTGYTMDYNYSRYSYERFKTPNDEASVHAYWKVDQDAFVNELKKYNNFSYFIPHQRDINASHCSTIITFVGAHACQRMEKKYWYEYVSSPWQSWACHSEFVPMDVFLDRFINGNQRVRIYEPANNYNKEDAGMSILAPLINGALGG